The window ATGTTctcatattttcaatattggAAAGCGCAGAAACGTTCCGCGAATTTGGCACGAAGGAGTGGAGTTTATCAAGATAAAGAAGGACATGAACTTTTGCGAACACTTCGTGTGAGCAGTCTGAATCTATCGTTGTTCAAAAGCCAACAAGAATTTACACACTAAATAGCTGTATGATTTTCACTAAGGTCGACGTGGATATTGAAGCTTTTGAGGCGAAGAAGCATAAAGATTTACACGAAGGAATAGCCATCACTGACGTGGATCCAGAATTCTTTAAAGAATTGGCTGGCAGAGTTGTGAAAGAAAAGTTCTCAGTGAACGAATACGTGAACGATATCCGCAACATTTTCAAGGCTCGACTATTAGCGGGACAGGAAATGGATGATTGCATCCTCATCGACCAGCAGTTCGTCGAGGAACAgagaatattaaacaaaatcaAGGTCTTATCCTATTTCCTTTGGCTCGGTACCAACATTTAACAACCTCTCCACTAactatattaatgaaatttcccTATCAGAAACGTTATCGTCAATACGTCAGCGCCTTCGAGGACTTCCTGTCGAAGGATCACGAGCAAAGCATGAAGATCCTCGAGGAGGCCGAAAATGAGAGCAAAAAGACAAAAGAGATCACTCTGAGAAGAAATCAGCTCTCCAAGGAATTCGGTCAGGTTAGACTTGACGTGTATTACTGGGAGGAGAACTGGAGAATGGTGAAGATGTGCCAAAGATTTTTGTACCAAGTGTCACCAGACTCTTGGCGCACGGAGCACGATTGGATCTATCGTACAGAATCCGCAGAGACCATTGATACAGTTCATACTGACGTTATATTCGGTCGTTATCGAATGCTGGAGAAAGTTCCATCCATCGACGTCTTGATAAGTAATGTATCTCCCTTCTTCCTTGAAATCTTGAAAGACAAATTTtgtattactatattattatatcgttcaggcaattaattttttatcttaCCCTATATATTGTTAGAAAAGAATGATATTCTCAGAGAGGAAATTTAGGGCAACAGAGCAATCTTTGTGAGACTCCTCTCTGCCCATTCCTGATCTATAAAGTGTGAATAGAAATGAGCAGAAGTTTGTAGAGTAGTTGGAGGATTTTAGGTGTGAATGAGGAGTGGTTAGAATCGAACAGAAGGCTCGAATGTCTGCGAGAGGGAAGAATACTTACAGCTGCGAGATTTTCTAGAGCGTATCTCCGTATAAAATCAAGTCAATATACAATTGTTAACTTACTTTAAGCCTTTCAAAGGGAATCATTGATTTTCAGATTTGTTCGAGGAGGATATTAGATACGCAGGTCCAGCCGAGCTGTACTTCGAGGATCCACAGGACCTGATCCGGGTATTTAGATCAATAGAGATGCAAAATTTGAACGCGTTGATTCATCTGGAATCTCTGGCAGAACCACTGACGGAGATGATATTGACAATCCACACTGCGGAAGCTAAGATCAAGTCAGAAGTCGAGGAGCTGACCAACGCCATCGACGAGCTGAAAGCAAGTACTCTTAtcagtaaaaatgattaaaatatagaaacagAAGAAGAATATTGATTCTCTTTTTGTGTTAATCAAAAGAAGGATAAAAGAATAAGTAAAGAACGAAAGCAAATGAAGAAAGCTCATGTTCGTTGAAGGATTCCATTGATAAGCTGGAGACGAGGGCGGTGGATTTGGAGCAGTACGCGAACAAGCTATTGGAGAACATGTTTCGCGAGGCTGTTTGTTCCGAGGAGGTGCTCCGTCTTCAAGTGTTCATCGAGGATGCTTACGAGTCTTGTGTCGGCCCGAATGACGCTGATTTGGACACTTTCGCGATGATGAAGTGGATCGAGAAGACCCACGAGGAGCTAAATCTGACGCTGGACTCTCTGCCGCCGGAAGTGGTACAGACTTATGAGAAGGAAGGCTTCAAGCAAGAGCTCAAGGCACTGAAGGAAACTGAGAGCGCTGCTAGAAAGGCGAGAGACAGAAATTACTATTCAAAGTTTCACAGAATTTTACTTTACCAAATAATGCTCACCGTGTTTTTCTGTTTCACAGTTCGAGCTTATGCACAGATTGTTAGCCTCTTTGAAGCGTGCAATGGAACCT of the Osmia lignaria lignaria isolate PbOS001 chromosome 7, iyOsmLign1, whole genome shotgun sequence genome contains:
- the LOC117604486 gene encoding cilia- and flagella-associated protein 100 — its product is MTDTTRLCQPHQIRKKMKKPFQTQYYFTKGHEHLGKARNVFEERSPFGYPPCSLMFSYFQYWKAQKRSANLARRSGVYQDKEGHELLRTLRVDVDIEAFEAKKHKDLHEGIAITDVDPEFFKELAGRVVKEKFSVNEYVNDIRNIFKARLLAGQEMDDCILIDQQFVEEQRILNKIKKRYRQYVSAFEDFLSKDHEQSMKILEEAENESKKTKEITLRRNQLSKEFGQVRLDVYYWEENWRMVKMCQRFLYQVSPDSWRTEHDWIYRTESAETIDTVHTDVIFGRYRMLEKVPSIDVLINLFEEDIRYAGPAELYFEDPQDLIRVFRSIEMQNLNALIHLESLAEPLTEMILTIHTAEAKIKSEVEELTNAIDELKDSIDKLETRAVDLEQYANKLLENMFREAVCSEEVLRLQVFIEDAYESCVGPNDADLDTFAMMKWIEKTHEELNLTLDSLPPEVVQTYEKEGFKQELKALKETESAARKFELMHRLLASLKRAMEPPPIKRRPLMWRSIPTSQRIKETSRRLEPTEEEVQYLTFFTKYCKAEDFVAYRSQFPDDFDLTFQPRRRETILEDDEESSENEDKEDKEDNENPDS